The genomic DNA TTTCGTCTATAGCGAAGGTCCGTACGTCGGTCAGATCGCGACCGCCTTCGTCCCTGGCGCGACAAACCTTCGTCATTGGGATATGGTGGGTCCATGAAACTCAAGGACACACTGGAAGTGATATCTGGACACGAACTGTCCCACGGTGTGATTGTGTACGGGTTAAGCATTAGGGGGAGTCAACCAAGAACCGTTCAGTTAGGCTCAGATTTCATCAATCGCATTGATGTATCATTTCTTTACGGCGAACAATGGGAGATTCGCGTTTGCGATATTGGTTTCACAAAGTGGCCGAAGACGAATGAGCAATGGAACGCAATCGTCCATCAGATGCTATCCATCATGCTCAGCACCGGAGCCGTGATCGCCTGGCTGGGAAGTGAAGGCAGGCCACTTGCCACGCCTCCTGCGTTATTCGATCCGAAAGCAATGGAGGGTGGGATACTAGCTTGGGCGACAAGCACGGAGTCATCACCGGTTCCTAGTTTGGATGGTCCACCCTCCAGTGTCGGGAACAATGAACTCGATCGATTGCGAACTCGCTTCATGGATCTCGCAACGTCGGATTAGTCCAATCTGTTTACATCGACGAGGTCTATTGCGGAAGAAATCCAACTCCGGCGGCGCTACTATCGATATCGCCTTCGGAAAGCGGAGGAAAGGCGAACAAGATTCATGTCGACGGAGAGCAGTGATGGCACTCCAAGTGAACTGACGCTGGTCGAGCATGTCCTATAGAGCTTGAACGATGACTACTTGTCTCCCCCGGCCATGGCTGGAATCGTCGAGGAGGTCACCGGGCCCAGAGCATCGGATGCCGTGCAGTATTGTAATGACCATCGGGCCGACTTTCCAACATCTGAACAACTCCCTCGAGTACGCTGCCGAAGCACAAGATTTCCTGAGAAATCCCGGGCCAGGGACCCTGACAATAGCTCGCACGAACGGAAATGTAGTAAGATATAATCCCACTACTAATGCATTTGGCGTCATGAACTCAGCTAGAGCACCAAAATCCTACTACAAGCCGGACCCAGCGCAACACGGCCTACCATCTAACTTGGACTACTTCAATGCACAGTATTGGTGACTCCTATTGCCGCGTCTGCGGATACCTCTCTCTTGACCCACCATGGGGAGAGAGCGGCAGAGACCCTTCCTTCCTGATTTGCCCCTGCTGCGGTGTCGAGTGGGGCTATCAAGACGTCTCGCCGACGGGAATCGCTCGCTACCGCGCGCGGTGGCTCTCACTAGGAGCACCTTGGAAGGACAGGAAATTCCCGAACGATGGCCTGACCGTGGACCAACGAATGTCTCGCGTACTCAGTGATCCGCCTGAGTGAGGTGTTCGGTATGAGCCGGGCGACCTGGTCCCGGCCGATCTGGTGGCCGGCGCGGCGTATCAACCGCCAGAGTTTGCGGACTCCGTAGAGCCGTCGGTTCTTGACGAAGATTGCTGACCAGGGTGTTGACCAGGTGCGCCTCGTCCCACATCGCATCGGTGACGGGGCAGGCCTTGGCAGCGCGGTAGGTGCTGGGACGCGATCGGCAGTTGGTGCTCGGTGAGCACGGTGCAGATCGACTCGCCGCCGAAACGATCCGTTACTGATGGATGTAGCCACCTGGCCCGGGGCGTCGGTGGCCTCGTCCATCACAGACGGTCTTTTACCAGCACGGGAGGTAATGGCGCCCGCCAACCTGCAACCACAGGGCTCTCAACGAGACCTGTTGTGCAGCAACAGGTCTCGCCGATAATCTACCTTATGTCAGGTTGGGGTTGTGTGCACCGATCAGGAGGCGCGATCTTTCGCTCGGCCACTTCTCCCGAGGCTCTCTACGATCAAGCCAGCGATAGCCGACGGAATAGACGCCACGGCGAAGATCGCCGCCGGGAAGAGCTCGCACAGACTCGAGCCTGGGCCACTGAAGTCGGCCGGTGGTGCACACTTCCGGTACAAGCTGAGTACGAGGGCCTCGGTTTGTGCCATGCAACCGAGCGACAGCCCAACGAAGGACATGAGTCATGGACTACTGAAACCCTGAGAACTCCAAGTTCCTGATGAACGTCTACCCATGGATCTTCGCCGTCTTCGCTCTCGGGTTCGTCGTACTGTCCTTCGTGACGCCCTACTGGTGGCTCGGCATCTTCGCTGTGGGCGGCCTACTGCTCGTTCTGTTCAACCGGAATCGAGCCAAGAAGCGGCTGGCCGCCAGGGACGGACACAACTGACATGGTCTGGATCTTTCGAATCCTGATCCTGCTCGGTGTCCTCGCAGCCGTCATCTTCAGCCCGGTTCCGTGGTGGGTCTTCCCGGTTGTGCTGATCACGATGGCGGTTCAGCTCTACGTCACAGAAGGTCGGAGGCGCTGAGATGTTCCGAGCCGTCTACCGGCAGTACGTCCGCAGCTCATCGCTGACGGCCCGCATCCTGCCCTTTCTCTGGCCCCTGATCCTGCTCGTGGTCCTGGCAATGGTCATCTTCGGGCCCGTGGCCTGGTGGGTGATCCCCATCGTTCTGGTGATCATGGGCGTCCAGTTCTACTTCATCAGGATCATGGGGCCTGGCATCGACGAAGAGAGGCGCCGGCTCGGGCAGTAGAGGGCACTCAAACGCACAGACCGGGTCGGGTGCGCAAACCGCCGAATCCGCAACACCAAACTCAGCACCGGCCGGCCGCCGCAAAAGTCCCCTGCCACGGGACACCTATCGACCGGCACCTACCCGACTTTCGACGAGACTCGTTACAAACCAATATTTCTCGCCGAGAATCGACGTTATGTCAGGTGGTTCTCTGCGTATTGCACCCGATGCAACACGACGGCTCGCGCTACGCCTCAACCGACGCATCGAGGGCTTGCGGTGCAGGTGGTTTGAACTGGGGCGATGCTGCAGCAATCTCCTTCGCCCGCCCGGCTGGGGTCTCGGCGTTGTGACCGGCAAGGTCTGAAGTGCCTCCGAACGGCACTGCCTCCACCTGCGTGAGGTGGGCCTGCACGATCTGGTGGTCGGTGACCGGTCGATGCAGCCACCGATACCAGCGCTGACGGGAGAGCTTGAGGACCCGGCACGTCACCGCGACGGGGATCCCATCCGCGGCGAGCTATATTCGCGGTTTCGAACTTGGTTCAAGATCAGAAGAACTGAGTGGATTTCGTGATTGGATCTGGAAAAAGGTCCAGGATGAACACTCCTCACTCCCCTGGGAGTTAGCCCTTCTCGCCATGATCGACGAACAGATAACCACGAATGAAGGAGGAATTAGACTATCCAACGAACCTAACGCGACGGCAGTAGCCATGCTGTTAGACAGCATTGCAGAATTCACTAATGCGCAAGACCACTGATCTGGTCTGGCAGACGTCGGCTGGCAGACCCGAGCAGTCGACCCAGACAGTGGCACCGCCACCCCGACCGAGTCGTCGTGCACCTGATGTTCGGGCAGAAAATCTTGTCACCTTGCCAAATCAGTAACGGTGCGCGGGCCGCATTCGATCGTTTCCTCGGTCGGGTTCGGTTTGGCTTGGTCATGAGCTACGAGCTACTGAATCGTCACCAACAAGTCATTGGCGGTCCCGCCTCAGCATTCCTTGGACGATCCGGAGAACGTTGGCCTCCTGCTCTTCTCTCCATGATGACTCGTGCGACACGATTCCACCTTCGTCTACCGACAGGCCGAGAATCGACAATAGATCAAATATCTGACCTATGTCTCCTGCCGGCGAATCAACCAACTCTTCGGCCAAATCGTAGTTGAAGTCCAGATTGGATTCAGCTGCCCATAGTGAAAGTGCGCGGGAGACGTCTTTTGACTCCCGCAAGGTGACGCCATCGAGCTGACGTTCAGCTCGGATGTACTCTGAGTGTCCAGGCCCGACGCAGTACGCAGACTGGCGTGGCCATGTCGTGGTTCCCGACAGCATCAGAACCATCGCCACACTGTCAAGACAACTTGCGACCAGATAATTCCGCGACTCGAAGGCGCCAAGGGCCCTTGGGGCTTGATGAAATACCTTGATTGTGTCGAATTGACGGAACTCGCGAAGCAGCCAGCCCGGCGGGCAGGGTATCTCCCTCGTGAAATCTCCTAGCCAATCCACAGATAGCTCGACCTCCCGCATGTCGTCGAGCCTCATAAGGACGAACGAACCGTTGTATCCCATGGCAATTCCTGTCTGGAGGGGGAGCGCGCTAGTCGAGGATATCAATCATTATGGTCGAGTCATCGCTCCTCCGGGCCATTGGCCGTCGGCGCTGACTGTTTCCAGCCAGTCTGCCCTCTTGAGAAGCTGCTCGCCAGGTCGGGTCAATTCCGA from Variovorax sp. PBS-H4 includes the following:
- a CDS encoding IS3 family transposase; translation: MDEATDAPGQVATSISNGSFRRRVDLHRAHRAPTADRVPAPTALPRPAPSPMRCGTRRTWSTPWSAIFVKNRRLYGVRKLWRLIRRAGHQIGRDQVARLIPNTSLRRITEYARHSLVHGQAIVREFPVLPRCS